Proteins co-encoded in one Sulfuricaulis limicola genomic window:
- a CDS encoding sulfurtransferase TusA family protein, with translation MADQDLDARGLNCPLPILRAKKALNTLTTGQTLRIIATDPGSVKDFQAFAKQTGNQLLESNEANGEYTFLLKKA, from the coding sequence ATGGCTGATCAAGATCTCGATGCACGCGGATTGAATTGTCCGCTTCCGATTCTGCGCGCCAAGAAGGCGCTGAACACCCTGACCACCGGTCAGACGCTGCGCATCATCGCAACCGACCCGGGCTCGGTGAAGGATTTCCAGGCATTTGCCAAGCAAACCGGCAACCAGTTGCTGGAATCCAACGAAGCCAACGGCGAGTACACGTTTCTGCTGAAGAAGGCTTGA